A single Endozoicomonas sp. NE40 DNA region contains:
- a CDS encoding DUF406 family protein, whose product MKDTGDYESVACNCVEVGTLIREDDTLLTLDFCDNDQMSAREQFARMEKDARSVGSGNCQIKSEVLEEGGTPYIRAMFDFDCTAEKLIFQLKHK is encoded by the coding sequence ATGAAAGATACCGGCGATTACGAAAGCGTTGCCTGCAACTGCGTTGAGGTTGGCACTCTGATCCGGGAAGACGACACCCTTCTGACTCTGGACTTCTGCGACAATGACCAGATGTCTGCCAGAGAACAGTTCGCCCGGATGGAGAAAGATGCCCGATCCGTTGGCTCCGGCAACTGCCAGATTAAATCAGAAGTATTAGAAGAAGGCGGCACGCCTTATATTCGAGCCATGTTTGACTTTGACTGCACGGCGGAAAAACTGATTTTCCAGCTAAAGCATAAGTAA
- a CDS encoding nucleoside recognition domain-containing protein translates to MSATDDQKVTIGNYIALAFAVAFFSGLLQSNEWYGVFDFTTLNGTFGSIAGGMFRGTGGDGARDGFLFALTLVPTCMFALGMINVLEHFGALKAARKLLSPLLRPLMGLPGSSGLALIGSLQNTDTGAGLTKNLMEDGELTEKESEIFTAFQFSGGALIVNFFSSGAVLFTLTNADGSMAVPTSIGLTVGVMFIFKIIGANILRLILKAQDKKVNAQAKVA, encoded by the coding sequence ATGAGTGCAACCGACGATCAAAAGGTCACGATCGGGAATTATATAGCACTGGCATTTGCAGTTGCGTTCTTTTCCGGTTTACTGCAATCCAACGAATGGTACGGTGTTTTTGACTTCACCACACTGAACGGTACATTTGGCTCCATCGCTGGCGGCATGTTCCGTGGTACTGGTGGTGACGGCGCCCGTGACGGTTTTCTGTTTGCCCTGACACTGGTTCCTACCTGTATGTTTGCCCTGGGCATGATTAACGTCCTGGAACACTTTGGCGCCCTGAAGGCCGCTCGTAAACTGTTGTCTCCACTGCTGCGCCCTCTTATGGGACTGCCTGGTTCTTCAGGTCTCGCCCTGATTGGCTCGCTGCAGAACACCGATACCGGTGCTGGTCTGACCAAAAACCTGATGGAAGACGGCGAGCTGACTGAAAAAGAATCTGAAATTTTCACTGCTTTCCAGTTCTCTGGTGGCGCACTGATTGTAAACTTCTTCAGTTCCGGTGCTGTACTGTTTACCCTGACCAACGCTGATGGCTCCATGGCGGTCCCAACCTCCATCGGCCTGACAGTCGGTGTAATGTTTATATTCAAAATCATTGGTGCCAACATTCTGCGCCTGATTCTGAAGGCTCAGGACAAGAAGGTTAACGCACAGGCGAAGGTGGCATAA
- a CDS encoding YjiG family protein — protein MAQASKKMITDVFVEGARKGWNIGAMSTIPNVMMAFIIIKALNITGALGALGALFEPLMILVGLPGEGAAVIMGAIMSMGGAVGIVMGLFSEGILTGEHIAILAPAIYLCGSTIQYAGRILGVIGTRGSLYPIMFAICIANSFMAMFVMNLFFV, from the coding sequence ATGGCTCAAGCTAGCAAAAAGATGATCACTGACGTCTTTGTTGAAGGCGCTCGCAAGGGTTGGAACATTGGTGCTATGAGCACCATCCCTAACGTAATGATGGCTTTCATCATCATCAAAGCTCTGAACATCACTGGCGCCCTGGGCGCACTGGGTGCTCTGTTTGAGCCACTGATGATACTGGTTGGCCTGCCCGGTGAAGGCGCTGCGGTTATCATGGGTGCGATCATGTCCATGGGCGGTGCAGTTGGAATCGTGATGGGTCTGTTCTCTGAAGGCATCCTGACCGGTGAGCACATTGCCATCCTGGCCCCAGCTATCTACCTGTGTGGTTCCACCATCCAGTACGCAGGTCGTATCCTGGGTGTAATTGGTACCCGTGGCAGCCTGTACCCGATCATGTTCGCGATTTGTATCGCTAACAGCTTTATGGCGATGTTTGTAATGAACCTGTTCTTCGTTTAA
- a CDS encoding nucleoside recognition domain-containing protein: protein MSATDDQKVTLGNYIALAFAVAFFSGLLQSNEWYGVFDFTTLNGTFGSIAGSGMFRGAGGDGARDGFLFALTLVPTCMFALGMINVLEHYGALKAARKLLSPLLRPLMGLPGSAGLAMIGSLQNTDTGAGLTKNLIEDGELNQEEAEIFTAFQFSAGATIVNFFSSGAVLFTLTNADGSMAVPTSIGLTVGIMFIFKIIGANVLRLILKAQGKKVNAQAKVA, encoded by the coding sequence ATGAGCGCTACTGACGACCAGAAAGTCACGCTCGGAAATTATATTGCGCTGGCTTTTGCTGTCGCATTTTTTTCCGGCTTACTGCAGTCCAACGAATGGTACGGTGTATTTGACTTCACCACCCTGAACGGTACATTCGGTTCTATTGCCGGCAGTGGTATGTTCCGTGGTGCAGGTGGTGACGGCGCCCGTGACGGCTTCCTGTTCGCCCTGACCCTGGTGCCTACCTGTATGTTTGCCCTGGGTATGATCAACGTTCTGGAACACTACGGTGCTCTGAAAGCTGCCCGTAAACTGCTGTCTCCTCTGCTGCGTCCTCTGATGGGTCTGCCTGGCTCAGCTGGTCTGGCTATGATTGGTTCCCTGCAGAACACCGATACCGGTGCTGGCCTGACCAAAAACCTGATCGAAGATGGCGAACTGAACCAGGAAGAAGCTGAAATCTTCACCGCTTTCCAGTTCTCTGCCGGTGCGACCATTGTTAACTTCTTCAGCTCCGGTGCGGTGCTGTTCACCCTGACAAACGCTGATGGCTCCATGGCTGTACCGACTTCCATCGGTCTGACTGTGGGCATCATGTTCATCTTCAAAATCATTGGCGCCAACGTCCTGCGTCTGATTCTGAAGGCTCAAGGCAAGAAAGTTAACGCACAGGCGAAGGTGGCATAA
- a CDS encoding DoxX family protein, translating to MQHIISSFYGTASPELRQKLSSLGLLIMRAGLSIGMWTHGWPKLVNYAERAPKFVDPFGVGPEATMALAIMAELLGSIALTVGLFSRLSASALAFSMAIAAYYFGHELAYIYMLAYIGLIFTGPGRYSIDQFIYKRYVA from the coding sequence ATGCAACACATTATCTCTTCCTTTTATGGAACAGCCAGCCCGGAATTACGTCAAAAACTATCCAGCCTTGGGTTACTGATCATGCGTGCAGGCCTGAGCATAGGCATGTGGACACATGGCTGGCCGAAACTGGTTAATTACGCAGAAAGAGCCCCAAAGTTTGTCGACCCCTTTGGTGTTGGCCCCGAAGCTACCATGGCGCTTGCCATAATGGCTGAGCTGCTGGGCAGTATCGCCCTGACAGTGGGTCTGTTCTCTCGCCTGAGTGCTTCCGCCCTGGCTTTTTCCATGGCCATTGCCGCTTATTACTTTGGTCATGAACTGGCTTACATTTATATGCTGGCTTATATCGGCCTTATTTTTACCGGCCCCGGTCGTTATTCCATTGACCAGTTCATCTACAAACGTTACGTCGCCTGA
- a CDS encoding alpha/beta hydrolase family protein has translation MSDKIITSINPDSVLVRFPDDDLYTRHKPESETGLVVDFRKSRFSNKISLEGLDIKNTNGRDGFSPAGPVLFEVAAHPDKGSLPARGGGGRANPVKIYNMATGEEVKTSVTSVQAADDVSILYIYPERKFASGRHVALITKDLKSGGVPVKTSPFMDVNSNRSDVVAFLSERGIPVDNLIDLKTFTVASKDAYLQPVNSIVNKIQSSVPTFCGGSNESEMLAEIATMHTEKSLRYHKATGKLAFRKFFNKKNGWLISEHKTRCNCVQFSVFYPRFYKESGPVLLFGHPLNGSIDNSMKYIYPALKKGYAVIGIDLPYHGNRGSLSINLKSILYLFNQGAADMLSLSHALGTTLSSLDLFPENGKADFDQQRVSYLGISLGAIVGQLAVARGNVKSAYFKTGGVNIGQMFTLGADLGFFRRLIVPEAFNKPKEAIFLAMMQDGFVLDGIHYMDNITPHSQGPKRIGFEIMHNDDVIDSRSALALKRLLKKNPATTVELETYPFRNLKSHAEATASMKFYPAWLMKQSTR, from the coding sequence GTGTCAGACAAAATAATAACGAGTATTAATCCTGATTCGGTGTTGGTGCGTTTTCCTGACGATGATCTGTACACCAGGCATAAACCTGAATCGGAAACCGGACTGGTTGTGGATTTCAGAAAGAGTCGTTTCTCAAATAAAATCTCCCTTGAAGGGTTAGATATCAAAAATACCAATGGCAGGGATGGGTTTTCACCAGCAGGGCCGGTGTTGTTTGAGGTGGCTGCTCACCCGGATAAAGGTTCATTACCTGCTCGCGGAGGAGGCGGACGCGCTAATCCTGTCAAAATTTATAACATGGCAACCGGTGAAGAGGTTAAGACATCGGTTACCAGTGTTCAGGCGGCTGATGACGTCAGTATTCTTTATATCTACCCTGAACGTAAGTTTGCGTCAGGCAGGCATGTTGCCTTAATTACAAAGGATTTGAAGAGTGGTGGTGTGCCTGTTAAAACTTCACCTTTTATGGATGTAAATTCAAATCGCTCTGACGTTGTTGCATTCCTGTCTGAGCGGGGAATTCCGGTTGATAATCTTATCGATTTGAAGACGTTTACCGTTGCCTCGAAAGATGCCTACCTACAACCCGTTAATTCAATAGTGAATAAAATACAGTCATCTGTTCCCACTTTCTGTGGTGGTAGTAACGAGTCTGAAATGCTGGCTGAAATAGCGACGATGCATACTGAAAAATCATTACGGTACCACAAAGCTACCGGGAAACTCGCATTTCGTAAGTTTTTCAACAAAAAGAATGGCTGGTTAATTTCTGAGCATAAAACAAGATGCAACTGTGTTCAGTTTTCTGTTTTTTACCCTCGCTTCTATAAAGAGTCAGGACCGGTATTATTGTTTGGTCATCCATTAAATGGTTCTATTGATAACAGCATGAAATACATTTACCCAGCTCTGAAAAAGGGTTATGCCGTTATTGGAATAGACCTTCCGTACCATGGTAACAGAGGCTCATTGAGTATTAATCTAAAAAGCATATTGTACCTGTTCAATCAGGGGGCAGCTGATATGCTTTCGTTGTCTCATGCTTTGGGTACAACCCTGAGTTCACTGGATTTATTTCCGGAAAATGGTAAAGCTGACTTTGACCAGCAAAGAGTCAGCTATCTTGGTATAAGCTTGGGAGCAATAGTGGGGCAGCTGGCTGTGGCGAGAGGTAATGTAAAAAGCGCTTATTTTAAAACGGGAGGGGTCAATATAGGACAGATGTTTACTTTAGGGGCGGACCTTGGTTTTTTCCGTCGCCTGATCGTTCCTGAGGCATTCAATAAGCCAAAAGAAGCCATCTTTCTGGCTATGATGCAGGATGGATTTGTTCTGGATGGAATACATTATATGGACAACATAACTCCCCATTCGCAAGGGCCTAAAAGAATCGGTTTTGAAATAATGCACAACGATGATGTCATTGACTCGCGTAGTGCCTTAGCTCTGAAAAGGCTTTTAAAGAAAAATCCTGCAACGACTGTCGAACTTGAGACTTATCCGTTTCGCAATTTGAAGAGCCATGCCGAAGCGACTGCCAGTATGAAGTTTTATCCAGCCTGGTTAATGAAACAATCAACTCGGTAA
- a CDS encoding YjiG family protein — MTQASSSAPKKMITDVFVEGARKGWNIGAMSTIPNVMMAFIIIKALNVTGALTALGALFQPLMVLVGLPGEGAAVLMGAIMSMGGAVGIVMGLFSEGILTGEHIAILAPAIYLMGSTIQYAGRILGVIGTRGSLYPILFGICIANGFMAMFVMNLLV; from the coding sequence ATGACTCAGGCTTCTTCTTCAGCTCCAAAGAAAATGATCACTGACGTTTTCGTTGAGGGTGCTCGCAAGGGCTGGAACATTGGTGCAATGAGCACCATTCCAAACGTCATGATGGCTTTTATCATCATTAAAGCCCTGAACGTAACCGGCGCCCTGACAGCTCTGGGCGCACTGTTTCAGCCGCTGATGGTTCTGGTGGGCCTGCCGGGTGAAGGTGCTGCGGTTCTGATGGGTGCCATCATGTCCATGGGTGGTGCGGTTGGTATCGTGATGGGTCTTTTCTCTGAAGGCATTCTGACCGGTGAACACATTGCGATCCTGGCTCCTGCTATTTACCTGATGGGTTCTACCATTCAGTACGCTGGCCGAATCCTTGGTGTTATCGGTACCCGTGGCAGCCTGTACCCAATCCTGTTCGGGATCTGTATCGCAAACGGCTTCATGGCAATGTTCGTGATGAACCTGCTGGTTTAA